ACGCTCACGTCGAGGTCACCGTACAGCGTCAGGGCCAGCGATCGCGGAATGGGCGTGGCGCTCATGAGCAGGACATCGGGGGCGTCGCCCTTGGCGCCCAAGATGGCGCGTTGCTCCACCCCGAACCGGTGCTGTTCATCGATGATCGCGAGCCCGAGGTTGGCAAAGGTCACGTCCTCCTGCAGCAGCGCGTGCGTGCCGATGGCGAGCACGGGTTCGTGGCTGGCCAGTCGCGTGAGCGCCGCGCGCTTCTCGCGCGCGCCCTGCCGACCCGTCAGCAGCACCGGGGTAATGCCGAGCGGCGCCAGCAGTCGCTCGATGCTGCGGGCATGCTGCTCGGCGAGCAGTTCGGTGGGTGCCATGAGCGCCACCTGGGCTCCGTTCTCCATGGCGAGGAGCGCGCTGAAGAGCGCCACCACGGTTTTTCCGGCCCCCACGTCGCCCTGCAGCAGGCGATGCATGCGACGCGGGCTCTCCATGTCGTGCACGATTTCACGAATGGCACGCACCTGGGCATGCGTGAGGGTATACGGAAGCGCCTCCCGCAACTTGGTGGTGAGATCCCGGCGATTCTCGAAAGCCCGACCGCTGCGCGCGGCCCGTGCCACCTGGTTGGCCTTGCGATGCAGCAACTGGACACAGAGCAGTTCTTCGTATGCCAACCGGGCGCGGCCCTGCATGGCCTCGGCGACGCTTGTCGGCCGGTGTACCATGCGCAGCGCCTGCGGTAGCGACGGGACCTGCGCCGCGTCGAGGATCCATGCCGGCAGCGGCTCGGTGACGAGCGGCAGGAGCGCGTCGAGATGCTGCTGCACCATGGCGCGCAGCAATCGCACCGACAGGCCTTCGGTGCTGGGATACACCGCCAGCACCCGTCCCTCGCCGGTCCCCTCCTCATCGGGACCGAGATTGACGAACTCCCGCGGCTGCAGGCGACGGCCGTGGAAGAACCGCACCGGGCCGGTGCACAACAGCCAGTCGTTCGTGTTGATGGTGCGATCGAGAAAGGGCTGCCCTGGCCAGGCGATCTCCAGCATGCCGCTGGCATCCTGCACCACGGCCTGAAACACGCGCAGCCCCTTGCGCGTGGGGAGCACGCCCTTGGCGATGACCTTGCCGAGTACGGTCACATCCGCCCCCACGTCGGCCTGCGCGCTGGGAGTGACGGTCGTGGCGTCTTCGTAGCGATGTGGCACATGGCG
The DNA window shown above is from Gemmatimonas sp. and carries:
- the recG gene encoding ATP-dependent DNA helicase RecG; its protein translation is MSRGDPDAEARRRRPPARPAPRLTLDTPVTYLKGVGPARAASLARIGIITAGDLLRHVPHRYEDATTVTPSAQADVGADVTVLGKVIAKGVLPTRKGLRVFQAVVQDASGMLEIAWPGQPFLDRTINTNDWLLCTGPVRFFHGRRLQPREFVNLGPDEEGTGEGRVLAVYPSTEGLSVRLLRAMVQQHLDALLPLVTEPLPAWILDAAQVPSLPQALRMVHRPTSVAEAMQGRARLAYEELLCVQLLHRKANQVARAARSGRAFENRRDLTTKLREALPYTLTHAQVRAIREIVHDMESPRRMHRLLQGDVGAGKTVVALFSALLAMENGAQVALMAPTELLAEQHARSIERLLAPLGITPVLLTGRQGAREKRAALTRLASHEPVLAIGTHALLQEDVTFANLGLAIIDEQHRFGVEQRAILGAKGDAPDVLLMSATPIPRSLALTLYGDLDVSVLDERPPGRHPVTTVVRPETGRAKVFEFANSQLDAGRQVYVVYPLIETSEKIDLKAATVMYDTLVGGVFSTRRVALLHGRLAAEARDLIMRRFRDGELDVLVATTVIEVGIDVGNATVMIIEHPERFGLSQLHQLRGRVGRGAEQSYCVLLGDVGTEAAERLSLFAATEDGFEIARADLKLRGMGDLFGAKQHGLPAFRVADLLRDDALNDTARQVADRLLRDDPELEAPAHVALRHQLTVGYARALDYFRVG